The DNA window GCTCCGCGGCGGCGAGCTCCGCGACTACCGGTGGAAGCACCTCGGGTCGCTGGCCTCGCTCGGCCTGCACAAGGGCGCGGCGCAGCTGGTCGGCATCAAGATCAAGGGCTGGCCGGCCTGGTTCCTGCACCGGTCGTACCACCTGCTGCAGATGCCGACGCTGAACCGCAAGATTCGGATCGCGCTCGACTGGACGCTGGCCTTGTTCTTCCGGCGCGAGGTCGTGTCGCTGGGTGATCTGCAGCACCCGCGGGACGAGTTCCGGCGTACGGCGACGCCGTTCTCCGCGAAGGCTGAGGTGCCCGCGCCCCGGAAGGTCGGCTCGCGGCGATAACCTCTTGAGTGCCCTTTGACGGGCATTCTTAGGGAGACCCGCGAGTCTTCTGTCTGCATCGCCAGGCCGTTTTCGGATGTTCACCGCGCTCCTGGTCTGGCGCGGCGGCCGGAGGGGATCCTTATTTTGCGAAGGGGGAACGGTGGCCGGTTCCGATGTGGCCGAACGGCTGCACGACGTACTGCTGCGGCTGTTCGGCCGTGAGGCGCCGTTCCGGATCCGCGCCTGGGACGGGTCGGAGGCCGGGCCCGCCGACGCGCCCGTGGTGCTGGTGCACTCGCGGCGCGCGTTGCGCCGGATGCTCTGGCGGCCCGACGAGCTGGGCCTCGCTCGCGCGTACGTGGCGGGCGAGGTCGACGTCGAGGGCGACCTGCTCTCTGCTTTGAAGCGGCTGGCGCCTTTTGGGCGCTTCATCGGCCGGCGGCCCGATCTGACTGCTGCCGATCGTCGGGAGCTCTTGCGTACGGCTGTGTTGTTGGGTGCGGTCGGGCCGGCGCCGAAGCCGCCGCCGGAGGAGTCGGTGCGGCCGCTGCCGGTGGGGCGGGACCGGGCGGTGATCAGTCACCACTACGACGTGGGGAACGAGTTTTACTCTTACGTGCTTGGGCCTTCTCTGGTCTTTTCCTCTGCGTACTTTGCTGATCCTGCTCTCGATCTGGAGGCTGCGCAGCGGGCGAAGCTGGATCTGGTGTGCCGCAAGCTGGGGTTGACGGCGGGAATGCGGCTGCTGGACGTGGGCTGTGGGTGGGGGTCGCTGCTGTTGCACGCGGCTTCTGAGTACGGCGTTCGCGGGGTGGGGATCACGGTGTCGGCGGAGCAG is part of the Tenggerimyces flavus genome and encodes:
- a CDS encoding class I SAM-dependent methyltransferase, producing MAGSDVAERLHDVLLRLFGREAPFRIRAWDGSEAGPADAPVVLVHSRRALRRMLWRPDELGLARAYVAGEVDVEGDLLSALKRLAPFGRFIGRRPDLTAADRRELLRTAVLLGAVGPAPKPPPEESVRPLPVGRDRAVISHHYDVGNEFYSYVLGPSLVFSSAYFADPALDLEAAQRAKLDLVCRKLGLTAGMRLLDVGCGWGSLLLHAASEYGVRGVGITVSAEQAELARKRIAEADLADRLEIRLADWREVDDGPYDAIASLGLTEHVGAEHLGSYASSMFALLRGGGRLLNHQIARSGESSAPVRSFVDAYAAPEGELVPLGTIISALEDASFEVRDVESLREHYARTLRAWVSNLEEHWSACASRTSPGRVRAWHLYMAASALAFEAARISVHQVLAVCPHADGRSEVPLTRRDWIL